Genomic segment of Clostridiales bacterium:
TAATAAAAGGGCAAAAACGCAGCAAAGGGAACTTATAAAAAAAGATTTGGAAAAGATATTAAATCTTAGAGAAAGTATCAAAGGGAGGCTGAAATGAATTTGGAAAAAATATTAGCTTATCAAGAGCAAGATCTGGCGCTTAGGCGCTTAGAATTAAAGATAGAAAAAAGCAAAGATTACGCTATAGCCGAAAAGGCTAAGGAAAAATTTTTGAGCCTTGGGAATTTGGCAAAACGCACCGAAAAAGCCGCGGGCGTATTGTATGATAATTATAAAAAACTTGAAGTTTATATCAATAGCATTTCTTCAAAACTAGACGAGCTGGAAAAAATCCTAGAAAAAGATTTGAGCGACAAAAACTTGGAAAAGGTGGACGAGCAAATCAAAAAATTGCAGTCCAACCTCAGCGCGCTTGAAAAAGAACTAAATAAATTGCCCAAAAATATAGACGAGACTATCAAGAAAAACGAAGAAGCGCGCAGGGAAGGCGCAAATATGAGGCATGTTTTTAACGAAGCCAAAAAAAGATTTGACGCTTTAAAAAAAGAAGTCGGCCCTAAAATAGAAGAATACAAAGCCAAGTTAGCCGAACTCGCCAAAGGCATAGACAAAGAAATTTTCGCCAAATACCAATCATTAAGGAAAGACAAAGTTTTGCCGGCGTTTGTAAAATCCGTTGACGGAAACCGCTGCGGCGGGTGCATGATGCAGCAGTCAATTGCCGCCGTTGAAAAGCTAAGAGAAAAAGGCATAATAGAATGCGAATCATGCAGACGGGTAATTTATTTGGGAGAATAAAAAAATTTTTTATGTAAATTAATCAAAAAATCTCTTCATTTTTTTAAGAAGAGATTTTTTTATTTTATATCAATAACTTTAAGATGCCGTGAATATATTTATCTTATAGCCCAATATATTTACGGAGGATTAATATGTCTTTTTTTAATTGTAATAGAGGCGATTTTTTGCCCGGCATCATATCGGGAAGCCCCTTGCACGGGTTATGCGAAAAAGTTTGCATTCAGGTAAAAAAAGTTTTTGACGCGTGCATTTTCCAATCCCAGCTTGACGACCTTATTATAACATTAAGCAACTTTATGCCCCAAAATCCCGCTTTTCCTCTTACCTTTGTAAGCGGCAGGTCAATAACCACGCGGGGTATTATCAAAGACCTTATTGTCACAAGACTGGAAGACCGCCCGAGATTCGCGCGGGTAAAAGCGCTTGTTAATATGCCTATGGAAATTATTTATGTTGACGCCAATAACAAAGAAGGCAGGGCGGACGCCATAATTGGCGTCACCGTGGACGTTATTTTGGCGGTGCCTAGCCAATCAATTATCCCGTATGAAGTGGAAGCAGTGGTATCGGCGATAATTCCCGAAGGAACGCCTATTAAAGATACCCAAATGAACGTAATAGCGTGCGTTACCATTATATTAAAAATAACAATTGAAACCGAATTATTGGTTCCCTCTTACGGATATTGCTGTATTCCCGAATGCGAGGAGTTTGCCGAAAACGCTTGCAACGCGTTCTTTGAATTGCCGCTTTATCCGCAATCCGATTAATAAATCCTTAGCGGCTTATTATTGAGCTTATCGCAGGAAGTCAAATAATAAGGAATGCCGTCTAAGACGACCTTTTTACTGGCGTTGCCGCCTTTGCCGTGAAGATGCCCATAGACTACGCAGTCAACATCGTATTGGCTTATCAATCGCGTAAAATCGGAATGCGTTTTGGAAGAATTAAAAGGAGGAAAATGCATCATAAGCAAGATTTTATCGTCTTGGGCGCGCGCTTTGGCGGCGGCGTTGAGCGTCAATTTCAGCCTTTCAATTTCCCTTAAATATATTTTTCGGTCTTGTTCTGAACATAATTGATTATTCTCAGGCACAGTCCAGCCTCTTGTCCCGCAAATCAAAAAATTTCCAAACTTAACGCAATCGTTTTGGATAGCCGATATGCTTGGAGGCAACGCCCTTCTTAGGGCGCTTATGGATTTCCACCAATAATCGTGGTTGCCCCTGATTATTGCTTTTTTTCCGGGAAGCGCGTCAATATATTCCAAATCAGGCAACGCCTCTTGCAATGTCATCGCCCAGCTTATATCGCCGGCTATCAAAACCAAATCGTCTTGACTAATTAGTGATTCCCAATTTTTTGTCAATATTTCCAAATAATTATCCCATGCGCCCCCAAAAATATCCATAGGCTTGGGATTGTTAATAGAAAGGTGCAAATCCGCAATGGCAAAAACTCTCATAAAACCAATTATATCACAACATAAGCGTTTATGCCTTTGAAATAAGGGAATAAATAGAATGCCAAGTATAATAAAATTTTAACCTAAAAATAAATGCTAAGATATATTAGGTTATAATTAAATATAAATTCAGCTTATTAATTTGTTTTATCCATAAATAGTATTTATGCCTATTTTGTCGTATTATATCAATATTTTTAATATCTTTAGACCAATAAAGTGGCTTTGAGTGGTCAAAATACCCAAAAAAGTGGCATTAAGGGGTCAAAATGTGCAAAAAATGTCTAAAAATGCAATAAAATTTTTCAAAAAGGGTTGCAAGTGGTCAAATTTTATGCTAAGATATAGGTAAATTACAAGTGAAATTATATCTATTAGAGAAAGATGTTTAAGGGAATTTATTATCATCAAGCGGACGAAAAAGGCAGGTTGCGAATACCCGCCAAACTCAAAGCCCAACTCGGCGAAAAGTATTTTATTACCCGCGGGGGTTTAGGAAGCTTGGTAATTGCGCCCGAAAGTTATTTTGAGCAAAACATCTTCTCTAAGATAAAGGACATTGATTATACCGATGTTGAAGCGATGAAGTTTATAAGGGCTATTACCTCTTTTATGTTTGATGTGGAAGAAGACAATCAAGGCAGATTTGTAGTGCCTACGGCGCTGAGGGATTACGCGAACATTATCAAAAATGTGGTTACCATAGGCGCGGGCAATGTAATAGAAGTTTGGAGCGAAGAAAGATTTAACCAAAGCATTAACGGCAACTATGACTACCTAAAAGAGTTGCCAGAAGGCAGCCAAGATTT
This window contains:
- a CDS encoding division/cell wall cluster transcriptional repressor MraZ → MFKGIYYHQADEKGRLRIPAKLKAQLGEKYFITRGGLGSLVIAPESYFEQNIFSKIKDIDYTDVEAMKFIRAITSFMFDVEEDNQGRFVVPTALRDYANIIKNVVTIGAGNVIEVWSEERFNQSINGNYDYLKELPEGSQDFNEILKAFNNLLKRKSSAQTDL